A single window of Nicotiana sylvestris chromosome 5, ASM39365v2, whole genome shotgun sequence DNA harbors:
- the LOC104229792 gene encoding nudix hydrolase 2-like isoform X1 translates to MIIKFLCRTPFLSYVTSSRTSFFSSKRHFFSNYPTKVISFCKNQGKLTKIRCSIYLHTRSSVSCSVTPAMAREKEMEQVDRILDAKEDDHGGVTVEMTNEPLDPSVFGSLLRASLSHWRQQGKRGVWIKLPIELVTLVEPAVKEGFYYHHAEPKYLMLVNWLPGTANTIPANATHRVGIGAFVINERNEVLVVQEKSGRFRGTGVWKFPTGVVDEGEDICDAAVREVKEETGVNAKFIEILAFRQSHKSFFDKSDLFFVCMLQPLSFDIHKQDAEIEAAQWMPFEQYAAQPFVHGHELLRYISDICSAKMEGRYTGFSSVPTVTSFSQKNTYLYMNGNVRTNSRDDPC, encoded by the exons ATGATAATCAAATTTTTGTGTCGCACCCCTTTTCTTTCCTATGTCACCTCCTCAAGAACTTCATTTTTTAGCTCAAAACGTCACTTCTTCTCTAATTATCCGACAAAAGTCATCAGTTTCTGCAAAAATCAAG GCAAATTGACCAAGATTAGGTGTAGTATTTACCTACACACAAGGTCCTCTGTGAGTTGCTCTGTAACTCCAGCAATGGCAAGGGAGAAGGAAATGGAACAAGTGGACAGAATATTAGATGCAAAAGAGGATGACCATGGTGGGGTGACAGTGGAAATGACTAATGAGCCCTTGGACCCTTCTGTCTTTGGTTCTTTGCTTAGAGCCTCACTTTCTCATTGGAGACAACAG GGTAAAAGAGGTGTTTGGATCAAGTTACCTATTGAGCTTGTAACGCTTGTTGAACCTGCTGTTAAG GAAGGATTTTATTACCACCACGCAGAACCAAAATACTTGATGCTTGTGAATTGGCTCCCTGGAACTGCTAACACTATTCCGGCAAATGCGACACATAGAGTGGGTATTGGTGCTTTTGTCATCAATGAAAGGAATGAG GTGCTAGTTGTCCAAGAAAAGAGTGGACGATTTCGTGGAACCGGTGTGTGGAAGTTTCCTACAGGAGTTGTTGATGAG GGTGAAGATATATGTGATGCAGCTGTCAGGGAAGTAAAAGAAGAGACAGGG GTTAATGCAAAGTTTATAGAAATACTGGCATTCAG GCAAAGCCACAAGTCATTCTTTGACAAGTCGGATCTATTCTTTGTTTGCATGCTACAACCTCTCTCCTTTGATATCCACAAGCAGGATGCAGAAATAGAGGCAGCCCAG TGGATGCCATTTGAACAATATGCAGCTCAGCCGTTTGTCCATGGACATGAGCTTCTAAGGTACATTTCTGACATATGCTCGGCAAAGATGGAGGGCAGGTATACTGGATTCTCCTCAGTTCCTACAGTGACCAGTTTTTCTCAGAAGAATACCTATTTGTACATGAATGGCAATGTTAGAACAAATAGTCGCGACGACCCCTGTTAG
- the LOC104229792 gene encoding nudix hydrolase 2-like isoform X2 — translation MSPWTLLSLVLCLEPHFLIGDNRWTCLQGKRGVWIKLPIELVTLVEPAVKEGFYYHHAEPKYLMLVNWLPGTANTIPANATHRVGIGAFVINERNEVLVVQEKSGRFRGTGVWKFPTGVVDEGEDICDAAVREVKEETGVNAKFIEILAFRQSHKSFFDKSDLFFVCMLQPLSFDIHKQDAEIEAAQWMPFEQYAAQPFVHGHELLRYISDICSAKMEGRYTGFSSVPTVTSFSQKNTYLYMNGNVRTNSRDDPC, via the exons ATGAGCCCTTGGACCCTTCTGTCTTTGGTTCTTTGCTTAGAGCCTCACTTTCTCATTGGAGACAACAG GTGGACATGCTTGCAGGGTAAAAGAGGTGTTTGGATCAAGTTACCTATTGAGCTTGTAACGCTTGTTGAACCTGCTGTTAAG GAAGGATTTTATTACCACCACGCAGAACCAAAATACTTGATGCTTGTGAATTGGCTCCCTGGAACTGCTAACACTATTCCGGCAAATGCGACACATAGAGTGGGTATTGGTGCTTTTGTCATCAATGAAAGGAATGAG GTGCTAGTTGTCCAAGAAAAGAGTGGACGATTTCGTGGAACCGGTGTGTGGAAGTTTCCTACAGGAGTTGTTGATGAG GGTGAAGATATATGTGATGCAGCTGTCAGGGAAGTAAAAGAAGAGACAGGG GTTAATGCAAAGTTTATAGAAATACTGGCATTCAG GCAAAGCCACAAGTCATTCTTTGACAAGTCGGATCTATTCTTTGTTTGCATGCTACAACCTCTCTCCTTTGATATCCACAAGCAGGATGCAGAAATAGAGGCAGCCCAG TGGATGCCATTTGAACAATATGCAGCTCAGCCGTTTGTCCATGGACATGAGCTTCTAAGGTACATTTCTGACATATGCTCGGCAAAGATGGAGGGCAGGTATACTGGATTCTCCTCAGTTCCTACAGTGACCAGTTTTTCTCAGAAGAATACCTATTTGTACATGAATGGCAATGTTAGAACAAATAGTCGCGACGACCCCTGTTAG